A region from the Rosa rugosa chromosome 6, drRosRugo1.1, whole genome shotgun sequence genome encodes:
- the LOC133716685 gene encoding receptor-like protein EIX1 yields MSKLVFLDLSRNYFSGNIPRDWTGLQHLEVIDFSNNNVSGEIPSSMCSQLPSLKWLRLSNNNLSGNLESSLQTCRNLSALDLTGNNFSGTIPDCIGENLHTWSYLILKANKFTGNIPHQLCDLSSLQVLDLSQNNISGSIPTCLGGLKQMTAADGWMINLTFSVDLFYPMHIDLNVKGVEYEYIDNIIGLIKKFDLSSNNLSGEIPEEMKNLMALGSLNLSHNHLTGKIQEGIGGLHKLEALDLSSNHLWGLIPSSMTSMTALSKLNLSFNNFSGPIPSANQFPTFDSTSFEGNSRLCGPPLPTLCSSASPNDPAVKAEEDEEDKYGKLWFYASTSLGFIVGYWVVFGSLVIKRSWRHAYFQFLDNMKDKLCFCFWK; encoded by the coding sequence ATGTCAAAGTTGGTGTTTCTTGATCTCTCAAGGAATTATTTCTCTGGAAATATTCCTAGGGATTGGACGGGTTTGCAACATTTGGAGGTCATAGACTTTTCAAATAACAATGTATCTGGTGAAATCCCAAGCTCCATGTGCTCCCAACTACCATCACTCAAATGGTTGAGATTAAGCAACAACAATCTTTCTGGGAATCTTGAGTCGTCTTTGCAAACTTGCAGAAATCTCTCTGCACTTGATCTGACAGGAAACAACTTTTCCGGCACCATACCAGATTGTATTGGAGAAAACCTTCATACATGGTCTTATTTAATTCTAAAAGCCAACAAGTTCACAGGAAATATTCCTCATCAATTATGCGATCTCTCCTCTCTTCAGGTTTTAGACCTTTCCCAAAATAATATATCTGGCTCCATTCCTACATGTCTTGGTGGTTTGAAACAAATGACAGCAGCAGATGGCTGGATGATAAACTTGACGTTCTCTGTGGATCTTTTTTATCCTATGCATATAGACTTAAATGTGAAAGGAGTAGAATATGAATATATTGATAATATCATAGGACTCATTAAAAAGTTTGACCTGTCAAGTAATAATCTATCGGGAGAAATACCAGAAGAGATGAAAAATCTCATGGCTTTGGGTAGCTTGAACTTATCCCACAACCATTTGACAGGAAAGATACAAGAGGGTATCGGAGGCTTACATAAGTTAGAAGCACTTGACCTCTCTAGTAACCATCTTTGGGGTTTAATTCCTTCAAGCATGACCTCTATGACTGCACTAAGCAAATTGAATTTGTCATTCAACAACTTCTCTGGGCCAATCCCATCAGCCAACCAATTCCCCACCTTCGATTCAACCTCATTTGAAGGAAACTCCAGGCTTTGTGGACCTCCATTGCCAACCCTATGCAGCTCAGCGTCCCCTAATGATCCAGCTGTGAAGgctgaggaagatgaagaagataagTATGGAAAATTATGGTTCTATGCAAGCACATCATTGGGGTTCATTGTAGGATATTGGGTTGTTTTTGGAAGTTTGGTGATAAAGAGGTCCTGGAGACATGCTTACTTCCAGTTTCTTGACAATATGAAAGACAAGCTTTGCTTCTGTTTTTGGAAGTGA